A region of Asterias amurensis chromosome 22, ASM3211899v1 DNA encodes the following proteins:
- the LOC139953496 gene encoding galanin receptor 2a-like, with product MEQPIQRMVHNSSSLTPLNPGIDTLGTSFHNNDHIAIISISVVIGLLGILGNSVVIMVFLMNQKLIRTLTNLFIFHQSFIDLVSSIVFISIRLDKWRPLLSSSIADITCRLWYSEYLLWVIVMTSTLNLLLVSLERYLSIAHPVFHRNHLTRKNAKLSMLMAWLISLGYQAYWAVVSTAADGKCEPQWIDGTAQTFFGILTFFVEYLIPLVLMTFAYASIISRLNKRCRVSTLNNTRAYTMGAVVTEIPGSSASSTPRLGRQTRIPPSHASTNARIYMFSKAKRNVAKTLCIVFATYVICWTPTELEYLVYNLGGPLDFNGSLHRVTVILVLCNMCVNPIIYALKYREFQTNFKQMICRLVSRLRRFRNSKSKGPEVQQFSLIQLSPLPSQLQRAHNQADNLAMSDQISV from the coding sequence ATGGAACAACCCATCCAGCGTATGGTGCATAACTCTTCTTCTCTGACACCATTGAACCCTGGCATCGATACATTGGGTACCAGTTTCCATAACAATGATCACATAGCTATAATTAGTATAAGTGTAGTTATTGGTTTACTAGGTATCCTTGGTAACAGTGTTGTCATAATGGTATTTCTGATGAACCAGAAGTTGATTCGTACCTTGACTAATTTGTTCATCTTTCACCAGTCGTTTATTGACTTGGTTAGCTCCATCGTTTTTATTTCGATTCGCCTTGACAAATGGAGGCCATTACTGAGTAGTAGTATAGCAGATATCACGTGTAGACTTTGGTATTCGGAATACCTTCTCTGGGTGATTGTCATGACATCTACCTTAAATCTGCTATTGGTTTCTTTGGAACGCTACTTATCAATCGCTCATCCAGTGTTTCATCGCAATCATCTGACTCGCAAGAATGCTAAGCTATCCATGTTGATGGCTTGGTTAATCAGCCTGGGCTATCAAGCCTACTGGGCGGTTGTATCCACGGCAGCAGATGGAAAGTGTGAACCACAATGGATCGACGGAACAGCGCAGACATTCTTCGGCATTTTGACCTTTTTCGTCGAGTACCTAATTCCGCTTGTGCTGATGACATTTGCTTATGCTAGTATCATCTCCAGACTGAACAAACGCTGTCGTGTTTCAACTTTGAATAACACACGTGCATATACTATGGGCGCAGTGGTAACGGAGATACCAGGCAGTAGTGCAAGTAGCACACCGCGTCTAGGTAGGCAGACTAGAATACCACCTTCACACGCATCAACCAATGCTCGGATTTACATGTTTTCGAAAGCCAAAAGAAATGTTGCCAAGAcactttgtattgtatttgcAACCTACGTTATCTGCTGGACACCCACTGAGTTAGAATACCTGGTTTATAATCTCGGTGGACCTCTGGACTTTAACGGCTCACTCCATCGAGTTACTGTCATTTTAGTATTATGTAATATGTGTGTCAATCCAATCATATACGCCTTAAAATACAGAGAATTTCAGACAAATTTTAAGCAGATGATTTGTCGTTTAGTCTCTAGGCTCCGTCGTTTTAGGAATTCCAAGTCGAAAGGTCCGGAGGTGCAACAATTTAGTTTGATTCAACTCTCACCTTTACCTTCGCAGCTTCAACGGGCACATAACCAGGCGGATAACCTGGCTATGTCAGACCAAATTTCGGTGTAG